TAATGAATAAATAATAGTTAATATAATGGTAATCAATGTTTAAAGTTCAGTTAAGATATTCCGACACCGATCAGATGGGTGTTATTTATTTCGCTAGGTACTTCGTATACGCTGATGAGGCTATCACGAGCTTCATGAAGGAACGAGACATTGATATTGTTAAGCTTGAGAAGGAGGGCATATATTTTGCCGTTGCCTCCGCACATTGTGACTATGAAAAGCCAATTAAGTATAGCGATAATTGCCTCGTTAAGGTACAAGTCTCAAGAATTGGAAATACCAGCGTAACATTCAACTTCGAAATAATGGCAAATAACGAAGTAGTTGCAAAC
This is a stretch of genomic DNA from Vulcanisaeta moutnovskia 768-28. It encodes these proteins:
- a CDS encoding acyl-CoA thioesterase; amino-acid sequence: MFKVQLRYSDTDQMGVIYFARYFVYADEAITSFMKERDIDIVKLEKEGIYFAVASAHCDYEKPIKYSDNCLVKVQVSRIGNTSVTFNFEIMANNEVVANGYIVYVLIDKEGKKKQLPGEIRKSLVKS